In Amycolatopsis solani, a single window of DNA contains:
- the yajC gene encoding preprotein translocase subunit YajC, protein MQQLLLPLLLVLVLAVPLVMSTRKQKKQQAAQQDLQNSLAPGDRVMTTSGLYGTVADTSGDTTIDIEIAPGVVTTWLRLAVREKVEPVVETDEDATDDVDTADAPAAESITESDAAAKAEEPQTTAQVAPPLEHGKK, encoded by the coding sequence ATGCAACAGCTATTGCTGCCCCTGCTGCTCGTGCTCGTCCTCGCCGTGCCGCTGGTCATGAGCACGCGCAAGCAGAAGAAGCAGCAGGCCGCGCAGCAGGATCTGCAGAACAGCCTGGCGCCCGGTGACCGCGTGATGACCACTTCGGGTCTCTACGGCACCGTCGCGGACACGTCCGGTGACACCACGATCGACATCGAGATCGCGCCCGGCGTCGTCACCACCTGGCTGCGGCTCGCGGTCCGCGAGAAGGTCGAGCCGGTCGTCGAGACCGACGAGGACGCCACCGACGACGTGGACACGGCCGACGCCCCCGCCGCGGAGTCGATCACCGAGTCCGACGCCGCCGCCAAGGCCGAAGAGCCGCAGACCACCGCGCAGGTGGCGCCGCCGCTGGAGCACGGCAAGAAGTAA
- the secD gene encoding protein translocase subunit SecD: protein MAASAGHLRPGRYLALFALIVIALYALVFLTGNHKPTPKLGIDLQGGTRVTLTARTPDGGQPTRESLNQARQIIERRVNGIGVSGTEVLLDGNNVVITVPGEQGDQAKNLGKTAKLGFRKVVANATQPVVPPQPTTPPPATGTPTSGAPTSGAPSSSAPPSASSAPPSSPAAGGGGAAAAPAQQQSTTPAAPSSSATPPPSSQAPAPADDGSVDADTAKQIQAAKAVRQDPKLIGADGQANQELVAKAMAALTCAPNAKDPLEGNDDPKLPLVACGDHDTYKYLLEPEFLPGTEIADSTSGYDQQRGQWVVNLSFKGEGTKIWADFTSKNTGQQAAFVLDTQVVSAPNIQVAILDGNTQITGKFTQTEAKDLSDILKYGSLPLSFASSDATTVSATLGLASLQAGLIAGGIGLLVVFVYCLFYYRLLGVLTILSLALSGALVFAVLVLLGRWIGYTLDLAGIAGLIIAIGITADSFVIYFERLKDEIREGRTFRSAVPRGWVRARRTILASDAVSFLAAAILYVIAVGDVQGFAFTLGMSTVLDLVVVYLVTHPLVAIVSTSKNAFLSNPRNLGLGAVQQLGSQRKKSTSVGRANVKEA, encoded by the coding sequence GTGGCAGCTTCAGCCGGGCATCTCCGCCCGGGACGCTATCTCGCCCTGTTCGCCCTGATCGTGATCGCGCTGTACGCGCTGGTGTTCCTCACCGGCAACCACAAGCCGACCCCGAAGCTGGGCATCGACCTGCAGGGCGGCACCCGGGTCACGCTCACCGCCCGCACGCCCGACGGCGGCCAGCCGACGCGGGAGTCCCTGAACCAGGCGCGCCAGATCATCGAACGGCGCGTCAACGGGATCGGCGTCAGCGGCACCGAGGTCCTCCTCGACGGCAACAACGTCGTCATCACCGTCCCCGGTGAGCAGGGCGACCAGGCGAAGAACCTGGGCAAGACCGCGAAGCTGGGCTTCCGGAAGGTCGTCGCGAACGCGACGCAGCCGGTCGTGCCGCCGCAGCCGACGACCCCGCCGCCGGCCACCGGCACGCCGACGTCCGGTGCTCCGACGTCCGGCGCGCCGAGCAGTTCCGCGCCGCCGTCGGCCTCGAGCGCGCCGCCGTCGAGCCCGGCCGCCGGGGGTGGCGGTGCCGCCGCCGCGCCCGCGCAGCAGCAGAGCACCACCCCGGCCGCGCCGAGCAGCAGCGCCACGCCGCCGCCGTCGAGCCAGGCGCCCGCCCCGGCGGACGACGGGTCCGTCGACGCGGACACCGCCAAGCAGATCCAGGCCGCGAAGGCGGTGCGCCAGGACCCGAAGCTGATCGGTGCCGACGGCCAGGCGAACCAGGAGCTCGTCGCGAAGGCGATGGCGGCGCTGACCTGCGCGCCCAACGCCAAGGACCCCCTCGAGGGCAACGACGACCCGAAGCTGCCGCTGGTCGCCTGCGGTGACCACGACACGTACAAGTACCTGCTGGAGCCGGAGTTCCTGCCGGGCACCGAGATCGCCGACTCGACCTCGGGCTACGACCAGCAGCGCGGCCAGTGGGTGGTGAACCTCAGCTTCAAGGGCGAGGGCACCAAGATCTGGGCGGACTTCACCTCGAAGAACACCGGCCAGCAGGCGGCGTTCGTGCTCGACACGCAGGTCGTGTCCGCGCCGAACATCCAGGTGGCCATCCTCGACGGCAACACCCAGATCACCGGCAAGTTCACGCAGACCGAGGCGAAAGACCTCTCGGACATCCTGAAGTACGGCTCGCTGCCGCTGTCGTTCGCGTCGTCGGACGCGACCACGGTGTCGGCGACCCTCGGCCTCGCGTCCCTGCAGGCCGGCCTGATCGCCGGCGGCATCGGCCTGCTGGTCGTGTTCGTCTACTGCCTGTTCTACTACCGGCTGCTCGGCGTGCTCACCATCCTGTCGCTGGCCCTGTCCGGCGCGCTGGTGTTCGCGGTGCTGGTGCTTCTCGGCCGCTGGATCGGCTACACGCTGGACCTCGCGGGCATCGCCGGCCTGATCATCGCCATCGGGATCACGGCGGACTCGTTCGTCATCTACTTCGAACGGCTCAAGGACGAAATCCGGGAGGGCCGGACGTTCCGGTCCGCGGTGCCGCGCGGCTGGGTCCGCGCCCGGCGCACCATCCTGGCTTCGGACGCGGTGAGCTTCCTGGCCGCCGCCATCCTGTACGTCATCGCGGTCGGTGACGTCCAGGGCTTCGCGTTCACCCTCGGCATGTCCACGGTGCTCGACCTGGTGGTCGTGTACCTGGTGACGCACCCGCTGGTGGCCATCGTGTCCACGTCCAAGAACGCGTTCCTGTCCAATCCGAGGAACCTGGGCCTCGGCGCCGTGCAGCAACTGGGTTCGCAGCGGAAGAAGTCGACCTCGGTCGGCCGCGCGAACGTGAAGGAGGCCTGA
- a CDS encoding DUF4262 domain-containing protein — translation MCAVTSTTPAASADLAAELTPDEQRLVAWIEEQAKERGNAVVTVAGDDEGAGYCFTACAWALHNVPEAVVVGLPDHMGAVLLDAYVDRAANGEIFEVGKRYDDFFDGVPVVLERVNKGHYPEYFGTAFLIYPDGDFPALQLIVATPEGKFPWHPDAPEGFATWQPVLTESGDPESWTPGVDGP, via the coding sequence ATGTGCGCCGTGACCTCGACGACCCCCGCCGCCTCCGCCGATCTCGCCGCCGAACTGACACCCGACGAACAGCGTCTCGTCGCGTGGATCGAGGAACAGGCGAAGGAACGCGGGAACGCCGTCGTCACGGTCGCCGGGGACGACGAGGGTGCCGGCTACTGCTTCACCGCCTGCGCGTGGGCGCTGCACAACGTGCCCGAGGCCGTCGTCGTCGGGCTCCCGGACCACATGGGCGCGGTCCTGCTCGACGCCTACGTCGACCGCGCGGCCAACGGCGAGATCTTCGAGGTCGGCAAGCGCTACGACGACTTCTTCGACGGCGTCCCGGTCGTGCTCGAGCGGGTCAACAAGGGCCACTACCCGGAGTACTTCGGCACCGCCTTCCTCATCTACCCGGACGGCGACTTCCCGGCGCTGCAGCTGATCGTCGCGACGCCGGAGGGCAAGTTCCCCTGGCACCCGGACGCGCCCGAGGGCTTCGCCACGTGGCAGCCGGTGCTGACCGAGAGCGGCGACCCCGAAAGCTGGACCCCCGGCGTCGACGGCCCCTAG
- the secF gene encoding protein translocase subunit SecF, whose amino-acid sequence MGVEELGTDADGDAKVAAKPGKKESVFHRLYVGTGAFDVVGKRKRWYMFFAALVLVCLASMVFRGFNLGIEFEGGTQIQMPANGIHGVITEEQAKESFQKALGRPASEAQKVGSGNAATIQIRTDTLNAADVAKLKQGLFNDLGPKAGNGQPSAQTISDSAVSASWGGEISQKALLALGVFLVAVVIFLAIYFDARMAVAALVSLLHDILVTAGVYSLIGFEVTPATVIGLLTILGFSLYDTVVVFDKVRENTRGLLGLTRRTYGEAANLALNQTLMRSFNTAFIALLPILGLLVVGYVLLGSGTLQDLALVQLTGTLVGVLSSVALATPLLVDFKMRDPKYAQQAERVRQRRVTQARKAAGDEDFDATDDDALAKELRKEKAYAAAASVPARIQKQRPAGKRKR is encoded by the coding sequence GTGGGGGTCGAAGAACTGGGTACGGACGCCGACGGCGACGCCAAGGTGGCCGCCAAGCCCGGCAAGAAGGAAAGCGTCTTCCACCGGCTGTACGTCGGCACCGGCGCGTTCGACGTCGTGGGCAAGCGCAAGCGCTGGTACATGTTCTTCGCCGCGCTGGTGCTGGTCTGCCTCGCGTCGATGGTGTTCCGCGGCTTCAACCTCGGCATCGAGTTCGAGGGCGGCACGCAGATCCAGATGCCCGCCAACGGCATCCACGGCGTGATCACCGAGGAGCAGGCGAAGGAGTCGTTCCAGAAGGCGCTCGGCCGCCCGGCCTCGGAGGCGCAGAAGGTCGGCAGCGGCAACGCGGCGACCATCCAGATCCGCACCGACACGCTGAACGCGGCCGACGTCGCCAAGCTCAAGCAGGGCCTGTTCAACGACCTCGGTCCGAAGGCCGGCAACGGCCAGCCCAGCGCGCAGACGATCAGCGACAGCGCGGTGAGCGCGTCCTGGGGCGGGGAGATCTCGCAGAAGGCGCTGCTCGCGCTCGGGGTGTTCCTCGTCGCGGTCGTCATCTTCCTGGCGATCTACTTCGACGCGCGGATGGCCGTGGCGGCGCTCGTGTCGCTGCTGCACGACATCCTGGTCACCGCGGGTGTCTACTCGCTGATCGGGTTCGAGGTCACGCCGGCGACCGTGATCGGCCTGCTGACGATCCTCGGGTTCTCGCTCTACGACACGGTGGTGGTGTTCGACAAGGTCCGCGAGAACACGCGCGGCCTGCTCGGGCTGACCCGCCGCACGTACGGCGAGGCCGCGAACCTGGCGCTGAACCAGACCCTGATGCGGTCGTTCAACACGGCGTTCATCGCGCTGCTGCCGATCCTGGGCCTGCTGGTCGTCGGCTACGTGCTGCTCGGCTCGGGCACGCTGCAGGACCTGGCGCTGGTGCAGCTGACCGGTACCCTCGTCGGCGTCCTGTCGTCGGTGGCACTGGCCACGCCGCTGCTGGTCGACTTCAAGATGCGCGACCCGAAGTACGCGCAGCAGGCCGAGCGCGTCCGCCAGCGCCGCGTCACCCAGGCGCGCAAGGCGGCGGGCGACGAGGACTTCGACGCCACGGACGACGACGCACTGGCCAAGGAACTGCGCAAGGAGAAGGCGTACGCGGCCGCGGCCAGCGTCCCCGCCCGGATCCAGAAGCAGCGCCCGGCGGGCAAGCGGAAGCGCTGA
- a CDS encoding cupin domain-containing protein, whose translation MPEPKDFVTHLGLQPLPVEGGRWAQSWRSDTGSSIYYLLIAPEFSAPHRLDRVEVYAHHAGAPAAMVLLHPDGSVERPVLGTDVAAGERPQVVVPAGTWQATVTTGEWSLLGTVVVPPYTDDCVEFAAAAELARQYPEAADDLRKF comes from the coding sequence ATGCCGGAGCCGAAGGATTTCGTCACCCACCTGGGTCTTCAGCCGCTGCCCGTCGAAGGGGGGCGGTGGGCGCAGAGCTGGCGGTCGGACACCGGGTCCTCGATCTACTACCTGCTCATCGCGCCGGAGTTCTCCGCGCCGCACCGGCTGGACCGCGTCGAGGTGTACGCGCACCACGCGGGGGCGCCGGCCGCGATGGTGCTGCTGCACCCGGACGGCTCGGTCGAGCGACCGGTGCTGGGCACCGACGTCGCCGCCGGGGAGCGCCCGCAGGTGGTCGTGCCCGCCGGGACGTGGCAGGCGACGGTGACGACCGGCGAGTGGAGCTTGCTGGGGACGGTCGTCGTGCCGCCCTACACCGACGACTGCGTCGAGTTCGCGGCCGCCGCGGAGCTGGCCCGGCAGTACCCGGAAGCGGCGGACGACCTGCGGAAGTTCTAG
- the ruvB gene encoding Holliday junction branch migration DNA helicase RuvB, with the protein MEYEAVEEEEALSAWAQTGEETVEGTLRPRKLDEFVGQPRVREQLELVLESARRRGVPPDHVLLSGPPGLGKTSMAMIVAAELGAAIRITSGPALERAGDLAAMLSNLAPGDVLFIDEIHRIARPAEEMLYLAMEDFRVDVVVGKGPGATSIPLEIAPFTLVGATTRSGSLTGPLRDRFGFTGQMEFYTDTELELVVRRAATILDIPIDRDGCQEIAGRSRGTPRIANRLLRRVRDYAEVRADGKVTLEVARAALAVYDVDELGLDRLDRAVLTALTRSFGGGPVGISTLAVAVGEEATTVEEVCEPYLVRAGMLARTPRGRVATAAAWEHLGLVPPADHPGRPDPGGLSPFEQD; encoded by the coding sequence GTGGAGTATGAAGCCGTGGAGGAAGAGGAAGCCCTCTCGGCGTGGGCCCAGACCGGCGAGGAGACCGTCGAGGGCACGCTGCGGCCGCGCAAGCTCGACGAGTTCGTCGGGCAGCCGCGTGTGCGCGAGCAGCTGGAGCTGGTGCTGGAGAGCGCGCGCCGCCGCGGCGTGCCGCCCGACCACGTCCTGCTGTCCGGCCCGCCCGGGCTGGGCAAGACGTCGATGGCGATGATCGTCGCGGCCGAGCTCGGCGCGGCCATCCGGATCACCTCGGGCCCGGCGCTCGAACGGGCCGGCGACCTCGCCGCGATGCTGTCCAACCTCGCGCCCGGCGACGTCCTGTTCATCGACGAGATCCACCGGATCGCCCGCCCCGCCGAGGAAATGCTGTACCTCGCGATGGAGGACTTCCGGGTCGACGTCGTCGTCGGCAAGGGACCGGGCGCCACCAGCATCCCGCTGGAGATCGCGCCGTTCACGCTGGTCGGGGCGACCACGCGGTCGGGCTCGCTGACCGGGCCGCTGCGCGACCGGTTCGGCTTCACCGGCCAGATGGAGTTCTACACCGACACCGAGCTGGAACTGGTCGTGCGCCGGGCGGCGACGATCCTCGACATCCCGATCGACCGCGACGGCTGCCAGGAGATCGCCGGCCGCTCGCGCGGCACGCCCCGCATCGCGAACCGGCTGCTGCGGCGCGTCCGCGACTACGCGGAGGTCCGCGCCGACGGCAAGGTGACCCTCGAGGTCGCCCGCGCCGCGCTGGCCGTCTACGACGTCGACGAGCTCGGCCTCGACCGGCTCGACCGGGCCGTGCTCACCGCGCTGACCAGGTCGTTCGGTGGCGGTCCGGTCGGGATTTCGACGCTGGCGGTCGCCGTGGGGGAGGAGGCGACCACCGTGGAAGAGGTCTGCGAGCCCTACCTGGTGCGCGCCGGTATGCTCGCCCGCACCCCGCGGGGCCGGGTCGCCACGGCGGCTGCCTGGGAGCACCTCGGCCTGGTGCCGCCCGCCGACCACCCGGGGCGCCCCGACCCGGGCGGGCTCTCGCCGTTCGAGCAGGACTGA
- the ruvC gene encoding crossover junction endodeoxyribonuclease RuvC encodes MRVLGVDPGLTRCGLGVVDGGKGRAVRCVAVDVVRTPPDADLAHRLLGISDEVERWLDRYKPQAVAVERVFAQHNVRTAMGTAQAGGVVALAAARRGLPVVFHTPSEVKAAVSGSGRADKAQVTAMVMRLLNLEVAPHPADAADALALAICHLWREPMRARLAEAEARAAEMARTHKARLAAAAKQAKNPGAAR; translated from the coding sequence GTGCGGGTGCTCGGGGTCGACCCCGGTCTGACCAGGTGCGGCCTGGGGGTGGTCGACGGCGGCAAGGGCCGGGCCGTCCGCTGCGTCGCCGTCGACGTGGTGCGGACCCCGCCCGACGCCGACCTGGCGCACCGGCTGCTCGGCATCTCCGACGAGGTCGAGCGGTGGCTGGACCGGTACAAGCCGCAGGCCGTGGCGGTCGAGCGCGTCTTCGCCCAGCACAACGTCCGCACGGCGATGGGCACCGCGCAGGCCGGCGGGGTGGTCGCGCTCGCGGCCGCGCGCCGCGGCCTGCCCGTCGTGTTCCACACGCCCAGCGAGGTCAAGGCCGCCGTCAGCGGCTCCGGCCGCGCCGACAAGGCGCAGGTCACCGCGATGGTCATGCGCCTGCTGAACCTCGAGGTCGCGCCGCACCCGGCCGACGCGGCGGACGCGCTCGCGCTGGCCATCTGCCACCTCTGGCGGGAGCCGATGCGCGCGCGGCTCGCCGAGGCCGAAGCCCGCGCCGCCGAGATGGCCCGCACCCACAAGGCCCGCCTCGCCGCCGCGGCGAAGCAAGCGAAGAACCCAGGAGCAGCACGATGA
- the ruvA gene encoding Holliday junction branch migration protein RuvA — translation MISSVRGEVLSVGLDHVVVEVGGVGFAVQATPATLATLRRGEEARLHTALVVREDSLTLFGFADADARELFGLLQTVSGIGPRLALATLAVLDPGKLRAALVEGNITVLTSVPGIGRKGAERLTLELRDKVTALGGADGAPAVTAPGALRAEVVEALAGLGFPAKQAEQAVDKVLADGDGHTTASVLRAALATLGRKR, via the coding sequence ATGATCTCGTCGGTACGCGGAGAAGTCCTCAGTGTCGGCCTGGACCACGTCGTGGTCGAGGTCGGCGGGGTCGGCTTCGCCGTGCAGGCCACCCCGGCGACCCTGGCGACCCTGCGCCGCGGCGAGGAAGCCCGGCTGCACACGGCGCTGGTCGTGCGCGAGGACTCGCTGACGCTGTTCGGGTTCGCCGACGCCGACGCGCGCGAGCTGTTCGGGCTGCTGCAGACGGTGTCCGGGATCGGGCCGCGGCTCGCGCTGGCGACCCTCGCCGTGCTCGACCCCGGAAAGCTGCGCGCCGCGCTGGTCGAAGGCAACATCACCGTGCTCACGTCGGTGCCCGGCATCGGCCGCAAGGGCGCCGAACGGCTCACCCTCGAGCTGCGGGACAAGGTCACCGCGCTCGGCGGCGCCGACGGCGCGCCCGCGGTCACCGCGCCCGGCGCGCTGCGCGCCGAAGTCGTCGAGGCGCTGGCCGGGCTCGGGTTCCCGGCCAAGCAGGCCGAGCAGGCCGTCGACAAGGTCCTGGCCGACGGTGACGGCCACACGACGGCGAGCGTGCTGCGCGCCGCACTGGCCACCCTCGGCCGGAAGCGGTAG
- a CDS encoding adenine phosphoribosyltransferase has product MELDEALGLIAEVPDFPEPGVLFRDLSPLFADAGAFRAVTDALAATLEPGVEALAGVEARGFLLAAAVGYARGLGVVLIRKPGKLPQVAGRVDYALEYGTATVELPAGVVRPGQRVAILDDVLATGGTVAATGKLLEDAGAVVDGVSVVLELGALGGRQVLGGRKVHALQTC; this is encoded by the coding sequence GTGGAGCTGGACGAGGCACTCGGCCTGATCGCCGAGGTGCCGGACTTCCCCGAGCCCGGCGTGCTGTTCCGCGACCTGAGCCCGCTCTTCGCGGACGCGGGCGCGTTCCGGGCGGTCACCGACGCGCTGGCCGCCACGCTCGAACCCGGCGTCGAGGCGCTCGCAGGTGTGGAAGCCCGCGGGTTCCTCCTCGCCGCGGCCGTCGGGTACGCCCGCGGTCTCGGCGTGGTGCTGATCCGCAAGCCGGGCAAGCTCCCGCAGGTGGCGGGCCGCGTCGACTACGCGCTGGAGTACGGCACGGCGACGGTCGAGCTCCCGGCCGGCGTGGTCCGGCCGGGCCAGCGCGTCGCCATCCTGGACGACGTCCTGGCCACCGGTGGCACGGTGGCGGCGACCGGCAAGCTCCTGGAGGACGCGGGCGCGGTCGTCGACGGCGTGTCGGTGGTCCTCGAGCTCGGCGCGCTGGGCGGCCGCCAGGTCCTCGGCGGCCGGAAGGTGCACGCCCTCCAGACCTGCTGA
- a CDS encoding RelA/SpoT family protein yields MSQELDAAVPSKEGAQQNGQAAAQPPKPNGAAPSPSATRRVRARLARRITAQRAAPVKQVLEPLAVIHRELHPNADLGLLQRAYDVAEELHRNQRRKSGDPYITHPLAVATILAELGMDTTTLVAALLHDTVEDTGYAVESLKADFGEKVAELVDGVTKLDKVKLGTSAEAETIRKMVIAMAKDPRVLVVKLADRLHNMRTMRFLPPEKQARKARETLEVLAPLAHRLGMATVKWELEDLAFAILQPKKYDEIVRLVADRAPSRDIYLRSVITDLTSNLVSSRITAKVEGRPKHYYSIHQKMIVRGRDLDDIHDLVGVRILVEDVRDCYAAMGVVHALWQPVPGRFKDYIAQPRFGVYQSLHTTVIGPDGKPLEVQIRTYEMHRTAEYGIAAHWRYKETKGTHNGNAMDVDEMAWMRQLLDWQREAADPGDFLESLRYELASREIFVFTPKGDVITLPVESTPVDFAYAVHTEVGHRCIGARVNGRLVALERKLENGEVVEIFTSKAENAGPSRDWLQFAGSPKARAKIRQWFAKERRDEAIEGGKEAITKEIRKVGLPIQRLVSAESMGAVATELRHADISSLYAAVGEGHTSAKHVVQRLVALIGGVDAAEEELAERATPSTVTRRRGSNDVGVVVKGASDVWAKLARCCTPVPGDEILGFVTRGGGVSVHRTDCTNAGDLQSQPERLVEVEWAPSASSVFLVAIQVEALDRHRLLSDVTKVLADEKVNILSASVTTSRDRVAVSRFSFEMGDPKHLGHVLKVVRGVEGVYDVYRVTSAS; encoded by the coding sequence GTGAGCCAGGAGCTCGACGCCGCGGTGCCCTCGAAAGAGGGCGCCCAGCAGAACGGGCAGGCGGCGGCCCAGCCGCCGAAGCCGAACGGCGCGGCGCCGAGCCCGTCCGCGACCCGCCGCGTCCGGGCCCGCCTCGCCCGCCGGATCACCGCGCAGCGCGCCGCCCCGGTCAAGCAGGTCCTCGAGCCCCTCGCCGTCATCCACCGCGAGCTGCACCCCAACGCCGACCTCGGGCTGCTCCAGCGCGCCTACGACGTCGCCGAAGAGCTGCACCGGAACCAGCGGCGCAAGTCCGGCGACCCCTACATCACCCACCCGCTCGCCGTCGCGACGATCCTCGCCGAGCTGGGCATGGACACCACGACCCTGGTCGCGGCGCTGCTGCACGACACGGTCGAGGACACCGGGTACGCCGTCGAAAGCCTGAAGGCCGACTTCGGCGAGAAGGTCGCCGAGCTCGTCGACGGCGTCACGAAGCTCGACAAGGTCAAGCTCGGCACGTCCGCCGAGGCCGAGACCATCCGCAAGATGGTCATCGCGATGGCCAAGGACCCCCGCGTCCTGGTCGTCAAGCTCGCCGACCGGCTGCACAACATGCGCACCATGCGCTTCCTGCCGCCGGAGAAGCAGGCCCGCAAGGCCCGCGAAACGCTGGAAGTCCTCGCCCCGCTCGCGCACCGGCTCGGCATGGCCACGGTCAAGTGGGAGCTGGAAGACCTCGCGTTCGCGATCCTGCAGCCCAAGAAGTACGACGAGATCGTGCGCCTGGTCGCCGACCGCGCGCCCTCTCGTGACATCTACCTGCGCTCGGTCATCACCGACCTGACCAGCAACCTCGTCTCGTCGCGGATCACCGCGAAGGTCGAGGGCCGGCCGAAGCACTACTACTCGATCCACCAGAAGATGATCGTCCGCGGCCGCGACCTGGACGACATCCACGACCTGGTCGGCGTACGGATCCTGGTCGAGGACGTCCGCGACTGCTACGCCGCGATGGGCGTCGTCCACGCGCTGTGGCAGCCGGTGCCCGGCCGGTTCAAGGACTACATCGCGCAGCCGCGCTTCGGCGTCTACCAGTCGCTGCACACCACGGTGATCGGCCCGGACGGCAAGCCCCTCGAGGTGCAGATCCGCACGTACGAGATGCACCGCACGGCCGAGTACGGCATCGCCGCGCACTGGCGCTACAAGGAAACCAAGGGCACGCACAACGGCAACGCCATGGACGTCGACGAGATGGCGTGGATGCGCCAGCTCCTCGACTGGCAGCGGGAAGCGGCGGACCCGGGCGACTTCCTCGAGTCCCTGCGCTACGAACTGGCCTCGCGCGAGATCTTCGTGTTCACGCCGAAGGGTGACGTGATCACGCTTCCGGTGGAGTCCACGCCGGTCGACTTCGCCTACGCCGTGCACACCGAGGTCGGGCACCGCTGCATCGGCGCCCGCGTCAACGGCCGCCTGGTCGCGCTCGAGCGGAAGCTGGAGAACGGCGAAGTCGTCGAGATCTTCACCTCCAAGGCGGAGAACGCGGGCCCGTCGCGGGACTGGCTGCAGTTCGCCGGCTCGCCGAAGGCGCGCGCGAAGATCCGGCAGTGGTTCGCCAAGGAACGCCGCGACGAGGCGATCGAAGGCGGCAAGGAAGCCATCACCAAGGAGATCCGCAAGGTCGGCCTGCCGATCCAGCGGCTGGTCTCCGCGGAGTCGATGGGCGCGGTCGCCACCGAGCTGCGCCACGCCGACATCTCGTCGCTCTACGCGGCGGTCGGGGAGGGCCACACCAGCGCGAAGCACGTCGTCCAGCGCCTGGTCGCGCTGATCGGCGGCGTCGACGCGGCGGAGGAAGAGCTCGCCGAGCGCGCGACGCCCTCGACCGTCACCCGGCGCCGCGGTTCGAACGACGTCGGCGTCGTGGTCAAGGGCGCCAGCGACGTCTGGGCCAAGCTCGCCCGCTGCTGCACCCCGGTGCCGGGCGACGAGATCCTCGGTTTCGTGACCCGCGGCGGCGGCGTTTCGGTGCACCGCACGGACTGCACGAACGCCGGCGACCTGCAGTCCCAGCCCGAGCGGCTGGTCGAGGTCGAGTGGGCGCCGTCGGCGTCGTCGGTGTTCCTGGTGGCGATCCAGGTCGAGGCGCTCGACCGGCACCGGCTCCTTTCGGACGTGACGAAGGTGCTGGCCGACGAAAAGGTCAACATCCTGTCGGCTTCGGTGACCACGTCCCGCGACCGGGTCGCGGTCAGCCGCTTCTCGTTCGAGATGGGCGACCCGAAGCACCTCGGCCACGTCCTCAAGGTGGTCCGCGGCGTGGAAGGCGTCTACGACGTCTACCGCGTGACGTCGGCTTCCTAG